One Bythopirellula goksoeyrii genomic window, ACTTTTGCTAATTCTTCTTTGAGGAAATTCTTTACGTCGCGGGCGCTCTCCAATTTGAGAACATGTTCGGCAACCCGCACACATTGTTCTGTGGAGACACTGCGACAAGCGCGCTTGATTTCAGGAATAGCGGAGGGAGTGACGCTGAAACTCCGCAACCCTAATCCCAAGAGCAGCATCGTATAGAGTGGATTGCCACACATCTGGCCGCACATGCTGATTGGCACACCATGTTGGTTGGCAACGCGCACTGCGATTTCGATCATGCGGATCACTGCCGGATCGGCGGCCGTGTAGAGATTGGCAACATCCTTGTTGCTTCGATCCACGGCCAGACAATATTGGATGAGATCGTTGGTTCCAATGCTGAAGAAATCGACCTCATCCACGAACCGATCCATCATCATGATCGCCGACGGCACCTCCACCATCATGCCTACTTTGATCGAGCGATCGAATGGTACATTGGCCTCTTCGAGATCTTCCATCGCATCTGCCAGCACCATCCGCGCCTGGCGTAGTTCCATGATCGTACTGATCAACGGAAACATGATGCGGATTTCGCCAAGGGAACTCGCTCGCAAAATGGCCCGCAATTGAGTACGGAATAAATCACGGTTTCGCAGGGCCAGGCGTATACTGCGGAGGCCCAGGAAGGGGTTGCGTTCGTCTTCGGGGTCGGGAAGCGATCGCATCTTGTCGGCACCCAGATCCAGCGTTCGCATGACAACGGGTAGACCTCCCATGTCGTTCACGACTTCTGCATACGACTCGTAGTGGGCATCTTCGGAAGGGTCGTCATCCCGACCCAAATAGAGAAACTCGGTGCGATACAAACCGATTCCGTTCGCCCCGCGTTGCTTACAAAGCTCCACTTCATGGGGGAATTCGATATTGCCCATCATTTGGACAACCTGCCCATCCATAGTGATGGCCGGAAGATCTCGCAGTGCTTCGAGCTTGGCGGCCAGGGAGCGTTGCTCCTCAACCTCGTGACGATAGTGGGCGACGGTTTCTTCGTCGGGGCGTAGGACAATTTGCCCCTGATCGCCATCGATAATGACCGTGTCACCGCCGGAGACATCTGTCAGAAAGGGACCCACACCTACCACGGCCGGAATTCCTAATCCTTCGGCCACAATGGCGGTATGGCTACCAGGCCCCCCGATTTCCGTCACAAGACCCAGCACAAAACGAGGGTTGAGACTGGCGGTTTCGCTCGGTGTGATGTTGTGTGCGAGTACAAGCACCGGCGACGTAATGTTCGCCAACTCCTCACGACTGCGGCCGAGCAAATTACGCAGAATCCGCTTTTCGATATCGAAGATATCGTTCGCTCGCTCGGCCATGTACTTGCCTTGGAGCGATTGAAACACTTTGGCGTATCGCCGGAGGGCGCGACTCACTGCATACTCGGGCGAGTAGTGCCGAACCCGGATCATTTCTTCGATTTCATCATGCAGCCGGCGATCCCGCAACATCTGCAAGTGGGCCGAGAAGATCGCAGCATAATCGTCCCCCAATTGTTCGGAGACGGTTTTCCGATTGCGCTCGACTTCCGCCTCGGCGGCATGGAAGGCCTTTCCCAGTCGCAGCAGTTCTTCTTCCACGGCATCGCGCGGAAGGAACCGTCGAGGGATCCGAAACCCCTCGTTATCTAGAACCAGCGATTCGCCAATGGCGATTCCTGGTGAGACGGCGATACCTTGCAGGCGTTCCATTGCGCCCTCACTCTACATGCCAGTCCCGACTAGCTTGAGAGCACAACAAGATTATCACCGGACAAGGAGGGAATACCGTTAGGGACTCACTCCTCGACAATGTTACCTACCAACGGAAAGTAATCGCATTGTCGAATCTGTCACGCAGGGCTCCGCATCATGTGGGTGCCCTGCTCGTTGTCATGCACCAGCATCACACGCGAGTTCGTAGCACTCAAAACGCAGTAACCTACAATCATCTTGTTCGCTCCGGAGCCAGTCGCGGGACGGGACTCCCTTGTTTTTCAAACCAGGTCCATCGGGATGCCAATTTGTTGGGAAATGGTTCTATTTTAGTTTCCCAGCAAAGAGCAGTTTCTACCCCGATTTCTCCTGACTCATTGTTTCGTTGGACTCGAACTCGCTCTCGACCAGTCGAACGAGTGCGTCCAGTGCTTCTTCAGCATCGGGCCCCTTGGCCTCAATAATTAGTTCAGTTCCCTGATCTGCCCCCAGGGTCAACATGTGCAAGATGCTCTTTGCATCCACACGTTGGTTATCGCGCACCAGATCGATGATCGACTCGAACTGGAGAGCCAGCCGAGCCATCAGTTGAGCAGGTCGCGCATGCAAACCTTGCTCATTTGTGATCACCACTATTCGTCGCACGATTTGTTCGTTCATCACGTTCACAGTCTGATTTCAGACAACGTCGCGACCAACGG contains:
- the ptsP gene encoding phosphoenolpyruvate--protein phosphotransferase, with protein sequence MERLQGIAVSPGIAIGESLVLDNEGFRIPRRFLPRDAVEEELLRLGKAFHAAEAEVERNRKTVSEQLGDDYAAIFSAHLQMLRDRRLHDEIEEMIRVRHYSPEYAVSRALRRYAKVFQSLQGKYMAERANDIFDIEKRILRNLLGRSREELANITSPVLVLAHNITPSETASLNPRFVLGLVTEIGGPGSHTAIVAEGLGIPAVVGVGPFLTDVSGGDTVIIDGDQGQIVLRPDEETVAHYRHEVEEQRSLAAKLEALRDLPAITMDGQVVQMMGNIEFPHEVELCKQRGANGIGLYRTEFLYLGRDDDPSEDAHYESYAEVVNDMGGLPVVMRTLDLGADKMRSLPDPEDERNPFLGLRSIRLALRNRDLFRTQLRAILRASSLGEIRIMFPLISTIMELRQARMVLADAMEDLEEANVPFDRSIKVGMMVEVPSAIMMMDRFVDEVDFFSIGTNDLIQYCLAVDRSNKDVANLYTAADPAVIRMIEIAVRVANQHGVPISMCGQMCGNPLYTMLLLGLGLRSFSVTPSAIPEIKRACRSVSTEQCVRVAEHVLKLESARDVKNFLKEELAKVFPELPL
- a CDS encoding HPr family phosphocarrier protein encodes the protein MNEQIVRRIVVITNEQGLHARPAQLMARLALQFESIIDLVRDNQRVDAKSILHMLTLGADQGTELIIEAKGPDAEEALDALVRLVESEFESNETMSQEKSG